The following proteins are co-located in the Camelina sativa cultivar DH55 chromosome 12, Cs, whole genome shotgun sequence genome:
- the LOC104732178 gene encoding uncharacterized protein LOC104732178 has translation MGNTNATAILTEEESPKLGSVSKETTQDQVFLAGEGKHGDEEKESIKLETKRMSLLDSVSVETQDQVFLAGEGKDGDKKIGSSKLETKVMSPLDSVSVETVQDQLFISGEDKDVDKEKESSKLETDGMSQLDSISVDTRQDQLFLAGEVKDGDGDEEKESLSDDGMSQLDSISVDTRQDQLFLAGEVKDGDGDEEKESLSDGVEETEPHSKDSVDESKVKNFKEEIDQSGLESLVMETDEKLQKQTSVAEGFETVSQATEVEEFSVIGTQSVVSNSRESDIEEKLCVIDEMVFESASFFETVGTEENMVNESLDEIVHSEEVAKLDQETGMENRTGREGFPESEPQEILNLDYRAVHDEGKVNKAISNSQLGPQESNAIQETGLGVYMEDKDKRDSSLKRMSRCRSLPVSQNSRSIGDSLVQQLVSEVAFPSRNKMGLEKANTSETLLISCVESNKAQETTESNEEARLEMRAPSFGHDRRIEARSDELTEKTPLICEDKTEIYEATIDAEEKTVMLKRSESVKSRGIDMSLGSLKKHNDSFKETKGSEDNLVDNKTSSGSMKGIVRKRSKSSLLGTCLCCTTAMN, from the exons ATGGGCAATACCAACGCAACCGCCATTTTAACAG aagaagaaagccCAAAGCTAGGATCTGTTTCCAAAGAGACTACGCAAGATCAGGTGTTTCTTGCAGGTGAAGGTAAACATGGAGATGAAGAGAAGGAGAGCATAAAGCTAGAAACCAAGAGAATGTCTCTGTTGGACTCTGTTTCCGTAGAAACGCAAGATCAAGTGTTTCTTGCAGGTGAAGGTAAGGATGGAGATAAAAAGATCGGCAGCTCAAAGCTTGAAACCAAAGTAATGTCTCCTTTGGACTCTGTTTCCGTAGAGACCGTACAAGATCAGTTGTTTATTTCAGGAGAAGACAAAGATgtagataaagagaaagagagctcAAAGCTAGAAACCGATGGAATGTCTCAGTTGGACTCTATTTCCGTAGATACCAGACAAGATCAGTTGTTTCTTGCAGGTGAAGTaaaagatggagatggagatgaagagaaagagagcttgTCTGATG ATGGAATGTCTCAGTTGGACTCTATTTCCGTAGATACCAGACAAGATCAGTTGTTTCTTGCAGGTGAAGTaaaagatggagatggagatgaagagaaagagagcttgTCTGATGGTGTTGAAGAAACAGAACCACATAGCAAGGACTCAGTCGATGAATCGAAAGTAAAGAATTTCAAAGAAGAGATAGACCAGAGTGGCTTGGAGAGCTTGGTAATGGAAACcgatgagaagctccagaaacAAACATCAGTTGCTGAAG GTTTTGAAACTGTGAGTCAGGCGACAGAAGTGGAAGAGTTTTCTGTGATTGGAACTCAAAGTGTTGTGAGTAATTCGAGAGAGTCTGATATTGAAGAGAAGCTCTGTGTGATTGATGAGATGGTCTTTGAATCTGCAAGCTTTTTTGAAACTGTTGGAACTGAAGAAAACATGGTGAATGAGTCTCTGGACGAAATTGTTCATTCAGAGGAAGTTGCAAAGCTTGATCAAGAGACTGGTATGGAAAACAGAACAGGAAGGGAAGGGTTTCCTGAAAGCGAGCCACAGGAGATTCTGAATCTCGACTATCGTGCTGTTCATGATGAAGGAAAAGTCAATAAGGCGATCTCTAACAGTCAACTTGGTCCACAAGAGTCAAATGCTATTCAAGAGACCGGTCTTGGAGTTTATATGGAAGACAAGGACAAAAGAGATTCAAGCCTAAAACGTATGTCGCGATGCAGATCGCTCCCTGTGAGCCAGAATAGTAGAAGTATCGGGGATTCGCTGGTTCAACAGTTAGTTTCAGAGGTTGCGTTCCCTTCAAGAAACAAGATGGGTTTAGAGAAAGCTAACACATCTGAGACTCTGCTCATTTCTTGCGTAGAAAGCAACAAAGCGCAAGAAACTACTGAAAGCAATGAAGAAGCTAGACTTGAGATGCGAGCTCCTAGCTTCGGTCATGACCGAAGAATCGAAGCAAGAAGCGATGAATTAACAGAGAAAACTCCATTGATCTGTGAGGACAAGACTGAGATATACGAGGCAACAATCGACGCGGAAGAGAAAACTGTGATGCTGAAGAGAAGTGAGTCTGTGAAATCAAGAGGCATCGACATGTCTCTAGGGTCGTTGAAAAAACACAATGATAGCTTCAAAGAAACCAAGGGCTCAGAAGATAACTTGGTGGACAATAAAACTTCATCGGGTTCTATGAAAGGCATAGTCAGAAAACGGAGCAAATCTTCGCTCTTAGGAACATGCCTTTGTTGCACCACTGCCatgaattaa